The Nerophis ophidion isolate RoL-2023_Sa linkage group LG07, RoL_Noph_v1.0, whole genome shotgun sequence genome contains a region encoding:
- the crlf3 gene encoding cytokine receptor-like factor 3, translated as MSVEVDVLLQEAKESIEAAQNYRSELQQRLHGLNQARKQVRGSSGQAREALRRHFAELQAAATGLLSERLSALLTEVDAVEADSIKPLDDCQSLIEHGVSQADELLRDGEAALRCGLGEKEDKLGSFTKKAMHIQLDSLPEVPALVDVPCVSAQLDDSLLGLLRERMCRHGSVASHPPVLIEELQERPGSILVRWCKVDEDFAAADYRLQYRRAGNGGSQYEDAYIGRDSDFLVLHLDAHKDYLFRVCARGEGRTEWSPWSIPQTGYTTLAPHEWCPGTEGYILGSRRNVALRNDSSQSGCPVLYSNAPTYFCGLTLTFRITASGHPDRRDSLGVCVDGRGAGGQRSLQSDKAVCISTNGAVFVNGKEMTNQLPAISLGSAVTFDMEVVGVLPVNNNVIEGGGSGGFKLRVTIGSGSREVVFDWVLEHAVDGLFFGCSFVHSGWKVLVF; from the exons GTGCGAGGCAGCTCTGGTCAGGCCCGCGAGGCCCTCCGGAGGCACTTTGCAGAACTGCAAGCGGCGGCCACCGGTCTGCTGTCGGAGCGACTGAGCGCCTTGCTGACCGAGGTGGACGCCGTGGAGGCGGACAGCATCAAGCCTTTGGACGACTGCCAGAGCCTCATCGAGCATGGCGTGAGCCAGGCGGACGAGCTCCTACGAGACG GTGAAGCCGCACTGCGCTGTGGTCTCGGCGAGAAAGAGGACAAACTGGGAAGCTTCACAAAGAAGGCCATGCACATCCAGTTGGACAG CCTCCCCGAGGTACCGGCTCTGGTGGACGTTCCGTGCGTCTCAGCCCAGCTGGACGACTCCCTGCTGGGCCTCCTGCGGGAGCGCATGTGCCGTCACGGCTCTGTGGCGTCCCACCCGCCTGTGCTGATAGAAGAACTGCAGGAGAGACCGGGCAGCATCCTGGTGCGCTGGTGTAAG GTGGATGAAGACTTCGCCGCCGCTGATTATCGGCTGCAGTACCGGCGAGCCGGCAACGGGGGAAGCCAATACGAAGACGCCTACATCGGTCGGGACTCTGACTTCCTGGTCCTACACCTGGACGCTCACAAGGACTACTTGTTCAGGGTGTGCGCCCGCGGGGAGGGTCGCACCGAGTGGAGCCCCTGGAGCATCCCGCAGACTGGATACACCACCCTGGCACCACACG AGTGGTGTCCTGGCACTGAAGGCTACATCCTGGGCAGCAGGAGGAACGTGGCCTTGAGGAATGACTCCTCCCAATCTGGCTGCCCCGTCCTCTATTCCAACGCACCCACCTACTTCTGTGGCCTCACACTTACCTTCAG AATTACGGCATCAGGCCACCCGGATCGGAGGGACAGTCTGGGCGTGTGCGTGGATGGTAGAGGAGCAGGGGGTCAAAGGTCACTCCAGAGCGACAAGGCGGTCTGCATCTCCACCAACG GCGCCGTCTTCGTGAACGGCAAAGAGATGACCAATCAGCTTCCCGCCATCAGCCTGGGCTCGGCCGTGACCTTTGACATGGAGGTGGTGGGCGTGCTGCCCGTCAACAACAACGTGATCGAGGGCGGCGGCAGCGGCGGCTTCAAGCTGAGGGTCACCATCGGCTCAGGTAGCAGGGAGGTGGTGTTTGATTGGGTGCTGGAGCATGCGGTGGACGGCCTCTTCTTCGGATGCTCCTTCGTCCACTCGGGGTGGAAAGTTCTcgtcttttaa
- the LOC133556065 gene encoding polycomb protein suz12-B-like, producing MAPQRHVSSVGSQPVASGAAGRADGLYSSSEGKKANMQLFQADHELFLQAFEKPTQIYRFLRTRNLIAPIFLHRTLTYMSHRNSRKNSKRKSSKVDNLLFQVQKMRGEQELNSLASNLQLTFSGFFHKAGKPSQDCENEQSSVSLEVLLVKVCHKKRKDVSCPVKQVPAGKKQVPLNPDTSSSPAKPGSLPTLLVPSSEFEASNSHIYKSYSLLFRVSRPAYSCSPIKAESHHTELTEEVTHRKRRSSPLREDGESTLVAQMTVFDKNRRLQLLDGEYEVSMQEMDECPVNNKRVTWETILDGKHLPALETFSQGPTLHFTLRWTTDASERPTAPVAKPLATRNSDANQETRTMQRAAHAPALKESISDKVQTRRDHIAAEPLQKLRIFYQFQYKNNTRQQTEARDDLHCPWCTLNCRKLYSLLKHLKLSHSRFIFNYVPHPKGAKVEVSINECYDGSYSGNPQDVHNQPGFAFSRNGPVKRAAVSHVLVCRPKRTEPSLSEFLEWEDGERERQGTSISGHNRLYFHSDSCVPLRPQEMEVDSEDEPDPDWLKEKTVKQIEDFTDVNEGEQEIMKLWNLHVMKHGFIADHQMNEACLLFTELHSAHIIERKLCRNFLLHLVSMHDFSLVTTLTIDRAMARLRLLQNHRASEDHHHEDEEEEEEEDMWETAVESHSELDMDHEPTCRSAIK from the exons ATGGCGCCACAGAGGCACGTCTCCTCGGTTGGGAGCCAGCCGGTGGCTTCTGGTGCCGCCGGGAGAGCGGACGGACTGTACTCGTCCTCCGAGGGAAAGAAGGCCAACATGCAGCTCTTCCAAGCCGACCACGAGTTGTTCCTGCAGGCCTTCGAGA AGCCCACCCAAATCTACCGGTTCCTTCGAACCAGAAACTTGATAGCT CCCATATTCCTGCACAGAACCCTCACCTACATGTCCCACAGAAACTCAAGGAAGAACAGCAAGAG GAAAAGCTCGAAGGTGGACAATCTGCTCTTCCAAGTGCAAAAGATGCGAGGCGAACAGGAGCTGAACAG TTTGGCATCAAACCTGCAGCTCACCTTCAGCGGCTTCTTCCATAAAGCTG GGAAACCGTCTCAGGACTGCGAGAACGAGCAGAGCTCCGTCTCTCTTGAGGTTCTGCTGGTCAAAGTCTGCCACAAGAAGAGGAAG GACGTCAGCTGTCCAGTCAAGCAGGTTCCGGCCGGCAAGAAGCAGGTCCCTCTTAACCCAGACACCAGTTCTAGCCCAGCCAAACCCGGAAGCTTGCCCACTCTGCTGGTCCCGAGCAGCGAGTTTGAAGCCAGCAACTCTCACATCTACAAGTCCTACTCGCTGCTCTTCAGAGTGTCCCGGCCTGCGTACTCCTGCTCGCCCATTAAAGCAGAGTCCCACCACACAG AGTTGACCGAGGAAGTGACGCACAGGAAGAGGCGGAGCTCCCCTCTGAGGGAGGATGGAGAAAGCACGCTGGTGGCTCAGATGACGGTCTTTGATAAAAACAG ACGCCTGCAGCTGTTGGACGGCGAGTATGAGGTGTCCATGCAAGAGATGGACGAGTGTCCTGTCAACAACAAGAGAGTCACCTGGGAGACCATCCTGGATGGAAAG CACCTGCCTGCGTTAGAGACCTTCTCTCAGGGCCCCACGCTGCACTTCACCCTGCGTTGGACCACCGATGCCTCCGAGCGCCCCACCGCTCCCGTCGCCAAGCCTCTGGCCACCCGGAACTCCGACGCCAACCAGGAGACCAGGACCATGCAGCGGGCCGCGCACGCCCCTG CGCTCAAAGAATCCATCAGTGACAAAGTTCAAACCAGGAGAGATCACATCGCAGCAGAACCACTGCAGAAACTCAGGATCTTCTACCAG ttccagtacaaaaacaacacTCGTCAGCAGACGGAGGCCCGGGACGACCTTCACTGTCCTTGGTGTACACTGAACTGCAGGAAGCTCTACAGTCTCCTCAAACACCTCAAGCTGTCCCACTCGCGCTTCATCTTCAACTACGTG CCTCACCCTAAAGGAGCAAAGGTGGAGGTGTCCATCAACGAGTGTTATGATGGCTCCTACTCTGGGAACCCTCAGGACGTCCACAACCAGCCAGGCTTCGCCTTTAGCCGGAACGGGCCCGTCAAGAGGGCAGCGGTGTCACATGTCCTCGTCTGCAG GCCCAAACGGACTGAGCCGAGTCTGTCAGAGTTCTTGGAGTGGGAGGATGGCGAGCGGGAGCGGCAGGGAACGTCCATCAGCGGACACAACCGACTCTACTTTCACAGCGACAGCTGCGTGCCGCTGCGGCCTCAGGAGATGGAAGTGGACAGCGAGGACGAGCCAGACCCCGACTGGCTGAAGGAGAAGACGGTCAAG CAAATCGAGGATTTCACGGACGTGAACGAAGGCGAGCAGGAGATCATGAAGCTGTGGAACCTTCACGTCATGAAACACGG CTTCATCGCCGACCACCAGATGAACGAGGCCTGCCTGCTCTTCACCGAGCTGCACAGCGCGCACATCATCGAGCGCAAGCTGTGTCGCAACTTCCTGCTGCACCTGGTCAGCATGCACGACTTCAGCCTGGTCACCACGCTCACCATCGACCGCGCCATGGCCCGCCTCCGCCTCCTGCAGAACCACCGGGCCAGCGAGGACCACCACCatgaggacgaggaggaggaggaggaggaggacatgTGGGAGACAGCTGTGGAGTCTCACTCTGAGCTGGACATGGACCATGAACCCACCTGCAGGTCTGCAATAAAGTGA
- the LOC133556064 gene encoding uncharacterized protein LOC133556064, with translation MHALMNINSHKGTLWLNRRMLDNGLKVKMTLKALSHKIESLQGERKSKLQRLSILKEGVIAVINDETRSHELKEEFSRFIDLYHEIRKVHITLLSLLPEYESTKHETWYKAKMLNFDGFIEKVDRLMCFQNDDEVENKSSAVDGFENESVQPHNSISNVPSIVLSKVIQSTVSNKSKMSSTSSARIIAEADMAALVAHAIALKEIHALEAQAAALKRKQEEQAAALKRKQEEQAAALKREQEEQAEAIRRKKEQMELDAEIAAHNAKLSVLQEASVSGRSQKSDGMESYYRQGTKPKKVPTRPVQQLQPSVKAAPSELHTAKNAPNKVHSHPQPNNQPLRSSTLDPVENQSRQN, from the coding sequence ATGCATGCGCTGATGAACATAAACAGCCACAAGGGGACACTGTGGCTGAACAGGAGAATGTTGGACAATGGGTTGAAGGTAAAAATGACACTCAAAGCTCTAAGTCACAAAATTGAAAGTTTGCAGGGGGAAAGAAAATCAAAGTTGCAAAGACTCTCAATACTAAAAGAGGGGGTCATTGCTGTGATAAATGACGAAACACGTTCACATGAGCTAAAGGAGGAATTTAGCAGGTTTATAGATTTATATCATGAAATTAGAAAAGTGCACATAACTTTGTTGTCTCTGTTGCCAGAATATGAGAGTACTAAACATGAGACATGGTACAAAGCAAAAATGTTgaattttgatggttttattgaaAAGGTTGACAGGTTGATGTGTTTTCAAAATGATGATGAGGTTGAAAATAAGAGTTCCGCTGTtgatggttttgaaaatgaaagtgTACAACCCCACAACAGCATTTCAAATGTTCCATCTATTGTCTTATCAAAGGTCATTCAATCCACAGTCTCAAACAAAAGCAAAATGTCTTCCACTTCTTCTGCTCGCATAATAGCAGAGGCAGATATGGCAGCACTTGTCGCCCATGCTATTGCTTTAAAAGAGATCCATGCATTGGAGGCGCAGGCAGCAGCTCTAAAGAGGAAAcaagaagagcaggcagcagctctaaagaggaaacaagaagagcaggcagcagctctaaagagggaacAGGAGGAACAAGCAGAGGCCATAAGGAGAAAAAAGGAGCAAATGGAGTTGGATGCTGAAATAGCAGCCCACAATGCTAAATTGTCTGTCCTCCAAGAAGCCAGTGTTTCTGGCAGAAGCCAAAAGTCTGATGGAATGGAGTCCTATTACAGGCAAGGGACAAAACCGAAAAAAGTGCCTACCCGGCCTGTACAACAACTTCAGCCATCTGTTAAAGCTGCTCCTTCAGAGCTTCACACAGCCAAGAATGCCCCAAACAAGGTCCATTCACACCCTCAACCAAACAACCAACCACTTCGCTCGTCAACTTTGGATCCTGTGGAAAACCAATCAAGGCAAAATTGA